From the genome of Neodiprion pinetum isolate iyNeoPine1 chromosome 3, iyNeoPine1.2, whole genome shotgun sequence, one region includes:
- the LOC124214684 gene encoding L-threonine ammonia-lyase-like — translation MRDLNKLPSQPLNLFASNGVNKSYSSTSNISVSSISTGDESVFDPYCVEGNPQKITCEDVTSAAFKIKSGIINTPCARSRLSDSMGMELYLKKDFLQTTGSFKERGARYALLMLSDEQKRNGVISASLGNHALALCYHGAKLGIPVTVVMPAVAPIMKIAACKQHGATVVVQGSDMGEAKQNAMQIGKEKGLVYINGYDHPHIMAGQGTLGLEVVEQVPDIDAVVVPVGGGGLIAGVALAIKTLHPHVKVIGVESHRCASFTAARAAGRPTYTPIESTLADGLAVPMVGYNAFVTADPLIDKLVVVKEEWIAIAILKLVENEKCIVEGAGATGLAAILAGQLDELKGKRVVLPLCGGNIDTTILGRCLERGLAAEGRLLKFTVTVSDRPGGISELCKMVADIGVSIKDIMHERAWIMSDIFSVEVKVVCETRDAHHARQLQEMLYKNYRRVVFGNSSEFSNGDDRSFTGC, via the exons ATGAGGGATCTGAATAAGCTTCCAAGTCAGCCTCTTAACTTGTTTGCTTCAAATGGAGTTAACAAGAGTTACTCGAGCACTAGCAACATTTCCGTCTCCTCGATTTCTACG GGAGATGAGTCAGTCTTTGACCCTTACTGCGTCGAGGGAAATCCACAAAAAATCACCTGCGAAGACGTGACCTCAGCCGCGTTCAAAATCAAGTCGGGGATAATCAACACACCATGTGCG AGATCCCGGCTGTCGGACTCCATGGGCATGGAGCTGTACCTGAAGAAGGACTTCCTGCAAACCACGGGAAGCTTCAAGGAGCGAGGCGCTCGCTACGCTTTGCTGATGCTCTCCGACGAGCAGAAACGTAACGGAGTGATATCGGCCTCCCTGGGCAACCATGCCTTGGCACTTTGCTACCATGGGGCAAAACTTGGAATACCGGTGACAGTCGTGATGCCGGCTGTGGCGCCGATCATGAAAATCGCAGCGTGCAAACAGCACGGCGCAACGGTCGTCGTCCAGGGTTCGGACATGGGTGAGGCCAAGCAGAACGCCATGCAGATCGGCAAGGAAAAGGGCCTCGTCTACATCAACGG CTACGATCATCCGCACATCATGGCCGGTCAAGGAACATTGGGATTGGAGGTCGTGGAGCAGGTTCCAGATATCGATGCCGTTGTCGTTCCCGTCGGAGGAGGAGGTCTCATCGCCGGTGTTGCACTGGCGATAAAAACCCTGCATCCGCATGTGAAAGTTATA GGCGTCGAGTCCCACAGGTGCGCAAGTTTCACGGCAGCCCGGGCAGCCGGTCGTCCAACTTACACACCAATCGAATCGACTCTAGCCGATGGTCTGGCCGTCCCTATGGTCGGCTACAACGCCTTCGTTACTGCCGATCCGCTGATTGACAAGCTAGTCGTCGTCAAGGAGGAGTGGATCGCCATAGCGATCTTGAAGTTGGTCGAAAATGAGAAGTGCATAGTCGAGGGTGCCGGAGCTACGGGATTGGCCGCCATTCTCGCAGGACAGCTCGACGAACTGAAAGGAAAAAG AGTGGTCCTTCCCCTCTGCGGTGGCAACATAGATACGACGATCCTGGGTAGGTGCCTGGAGCGCGGACTTGCCGCCGAGGGTCGCCTCCTCAAGTTCACAGTGACGGTGTCCGACCGTCCAGGAGGGATCTCCGAGCTCTGCAAGATGGTCGCCGACATCGGGGTGTCCATAAAAGACATCATGCACGAGCGGGCCTGGATCATGTCGGACATATTCAGCGTCGAGGTCAAGGTCGTATGCGAGACCAGGGACGCCCATCACGCCCGACAGCTACAGGAAATGCTCTACAAGAACTACAGGAGGGTTGTTTTTGGCAACAGTTCCGAATTTTCAAACGGTGACGATCGATCCTTCACAGGGTGCTAG